Proteins from one Hoplias malabaricus isolate fHopMal1 chromosome 2, fHopMal1.hap1, whole genome shotgun sequence genomic window:
- the cct4 gene encoding T-complex protein 1 subunit delta encodes MPEVVAPKGNGAKGTGGTYVDRDKPAQIRYSNISAGKAVADAIRTSLGPKGMDKMIQDGKGDVTITNDGATILKQMQVLHPAAKMLVELSKAQDIEAGDGTTSVVVIAGALLDACAKLLQKGIHPTIISESFQKAVDEGVEVLTSISKPVELSDRETLLNSATTSLCSKVVSQYSSLLAPMSVDAVMRVIDPATATSVDLRDINIVKKLGGTIDDCELVDGLVLTQRVVNSGVSRVEKAKIGLIQFCLSPPKTDMDNQIVVSDYAQMDRVLREERAYILNLIKQIKKAGCNVLLIQKSILRDALSDLALHFLNKMKIMVVKDIEREEIEFICKTIGTKPIAHIDQFTAEMLGSAELAEEVSLDGSGKLVKITGCASPGKTVSIVVRGSNKLVIEEAERSIHDALCVIRCLVKKRALIAGGGAPEIELALRLAEFARKLGGMEAYCVRAYADALEVIPSTLAENAGLNPISTVTELRNRHAKGEKTAGINVRKGGISNILEELVVQPLLVSISALTLATETVRSILKIDDIVNTR; translated from the exons aTGCCTGAAGTCGTGGCGCCGAAGGGAAACGGAGCGAAGGGGACCGGAGGGACGTATGTGGACCGGGATAAACCCGCTCAGATCCGCTACAGCAACATCAGCGCCGGGAAAG CTGTTGCTGATGCCATCAGAACAAGTCTTGGTCCCAAGGGCATGGACAAAATG ATTCAGGATGGAAAAGGAGATGTGACCATCACTAACGACGGAGCCACGATTCTCAAACAGATGCAGGTCCTGCACCCTGCAGCCAAAATG CTGGTGGAGCTGTCCAAGGCTCAGGACATTGAGGCTGGTGATGGCACTACATCTGTGGTGGTGATTGCTGGAGCTCTTTTGGATGCCTGTGCTAAACTTCTTCAGAAGG GAATCCACCCCACCATCATCTCAGAGTCATTCCAGAAGGCGGTGGATGAAggtgtggaggtcctgacatcTATCAGTAAGCCGGTGGAGCTGAGTGACCGTGAGACTCTGCTCAACAGCGCCACCACGTCTCTGTGCTCCAAAGTAGTGTCTCAGTACTCCAGCCTCCTTGCCCCTATGAGTGTGGACGCAGTGATGAGGGTCATCGACCCGGCCACCGCCACCAGCGTTGACCTCAGAGACATCAACATCGTCAAGAAACTCGG TGGAACAATAGACGACTGTGAGCTGGTGGATGGTCTGGTTTTGACGCAGAGAGTGGTGAACAGTGGAGTGTCCAGAGTAGAGAAAGCTAAGATTGGCCTGATTCAGTTCTGCTTGTCCCCTCCAAAGACAGAT ATGGACAACCAGATTGTGGTGTCGGACTATGCACAGATGGACCGAGTGCTCAGAGAAGAGAGAGCTTACATCCTTAACCTGATCAAACAGATTAAGAAAGCTGGCTGCAATGTCCTGCTCATCCAAAAATCCATCCTGAG aGATGCTCTGAGTGATCTGGCTCTTCACTTCCTGAACAAGATGAAGATCATGGTGGTGAAGGACattgagagagaggagattGAGTTCATCTGCAAG ACTATTGGCACAAAGCCCATTGCCCACATTGACCAGTTCACCGCAGAGATGCTGGGCTCAGCTGAGCTGGCAGAGGAGGTCAGCCTGGATGGATCAGGGAAACTGGTGAAG atcacAGGTTGTGCAAGTCCAGGTAAAACAGTGAGCATCGTGGTACGTGGCTCCAATAAACTTGTGATCGAGGAAGCCGAGCGCTCCATCCATGATGCACTCTGCGTCATCCGCTGCCTTGTCAAGAAAAG GGCTCTGATTGCAGGAGGAGGGGCTCCTGAGATTGAGTTGGCTCTGAGGCTGGCGGAGTTCGCCCGAAAACTGGGGGGAATGGAGGCTTACTGTGTCCGTGCCTACGCCGATGCCCTGGAGGTCATCCCTTCTACACTGGCTGAAAACGCTGGCCTGAACCCCATCTCCACTGTCACTGAGCTCCGCAACCGGCACGCGAAAGGAGAGAAGACCGCTGGCATCAACGTCCGCAAG GGTGGAATCTCTAATATTTTGGAGGAGTTGGTAGTTCAGCCTCTGCTGGTCTCCATCAGTGCACTTACTCTGGCCACTGAAACAGTCCGCAGTATCCTTAAGATTGATGATATT GTCAACACACGATAA